A region from the Variovorax sp. V93 genome encodes:
- a CDS encoding 5'-nucleotidase yields the protein MPVTLEDKLVVAISSRALFNLEEENRIFEAGDNEGYMKLQLDRIDVPAAPGIAYSLIRKLLRFNEDGVQRVEVVILSRNDPVSGMRIFRSSAAADIKLQRGVFTQGRPPFGYLRPLRAHLFLSVNAQDVREALNAGFPAARVLVESVKASDAWPNEVRIAFDGDAVLFSDEAERVFQAEGLDAFQAHELSKADLPLPEGPFKPLLTALHRLQMAGNAQMRIRTALVTARSAPAHERAIRTLMKWNIRVDEAMFLGGLPKGEFLREFEPDFFFDDQTGHVDAAARHVPAGHVSSGISNER from the coding sequence ATGCCCGTCACGCTCGAAGACAAACTCGTGGTCGCGATCTCCTCGCGCGCGCTGTTCAACCTCGAAGAAGAAAACAGGATCTTCGAGGCCGGCGACAACGAGGGCTACATGAAGCTGCAGCTCGACCGCATCGACGTGCCGGCCGCGCCGGGCATCGCCTACTCGCTGATCCGCAAGCTGCTGCGCTTCAACGAGGACGGCGTGCAGCGCGTCGAGGTGGTCATTCTTTCGCGCAACGATCCGGTCTCGGGCATGCGCATCTTCCGCTCGAGCGCGGCGGCCGACATCAAGCTGCAGCGCGGCGTGTTCACGCAGGGACGCCCACCCTTCGGCTATCTGCGGCCGCTGCGCGCGCACCTGTTCCTCTCGGTCAATGCGCAGGACGTGCGCGAAGCGCTCAACGCGGGCTTTCCTGCCGCGCGCGTGCTGGTCGAATCGGTAAAGGCCAGCGATGCCTGGCCGAACGAAGTGCGCATCGCGTTCGACGGCGATGCGGTGCTGTTCTCCGACGAAGCCGAGCGCGTGTTCCAGGCCGAAGGCCTCGATGCCTTCCAGGCGCACGAGCTCAGCAAGGCCGACCTGCCGCTGCCCGAAGGGCCCTTCAAGCCGCTGCTGACGGCGCTGCATCGCCTGCAGATGGCGGGCAATGCGCAGATGCGCATCCGCACCGCGCTGGTCACTGCGCGCAGCGCCCCGGCGCACGAGCGCGCGATCCGCACGCTCATGAAGTGGAACATCCGCGTCGACGAAGCGATGTTCCTCGGTGGCCTTCCGAAGGGCGAATTCCTGCGCGAGTTCGAACCCGATTTCTTCTTCGACGACCAGACCGGCCACGTCGATGCCGCGGCGCGCCACGTGCCTGCGGGCCACGTCTCGAGCGGCATCAGCAACGAGCGCTGA
- the gspF gene encoding type II secretion system inner membrane protein GspF — MPAYSFEAIDASGQSREGVLEADTARSARSLLRAQALIPLSVTPVSSSHVNGTGNGGLRRWLGGGARVFSSTGLAVWTRQLAGLVSSGLPLERALTALTDEAETEPQRNLVASLRAEVNAGSPFAHALAAHPREFSPIYTAVIGAGEQSGNLGLVLDRLADDLEERQALQQKLIGAALYPAIVTLVAIVIVIFLVSYVVPQVAQVFAGTKRSLPFLTTVMLSLSAAVRNYGWWMLGGVVFAAIAARLALAQEAFRLKFDAAWLRLPLVGKLARGYNAARFASTLAMLATAGVPILRALQAASETLGNRAMRADALDALVLVREGAPLASALAQKKRFPGLVSMFARLGEQTGTLPLMLQRAANQLGAEVQRRAMHLATILEPLLIVAMGGVVMLIVLAVMLPIIQLNQFVK, encoded by the coding sequence ATGCCCGCCTATTCCTTCGAAGCCATCGATGCCAGCGGCCAGTCGCGCGAAGGCGTGCTCGAGGCCGACACCGCGCGCAGCGCCCGCAGCCTGCTGCGCGCGCAGGCGCTCATTCCGCTATCGGTCACGCCAGTCAGCAGCAGCCACGTCAACGGCACCGGCAATGGCGGCCTGCGCCGCTGGCTGGGCGGCGGCGCCAGGGTCTTCAGCTCCACCGGCCTCGCGGTCTGGACGCGCCAGCTCGCGGGCCTGGTCTCTTCGGGCCTGCCGCTCGAACGCGCGCTGACCGCGCTCACCGACGAAGCCGAGACCGAGCCGCAGCGCAACCTGGTCGCTTCGCTGCGTGCCGAGGTCAACGCGGGCTCGCCCTTCGCGCACGCGCTCGCGGCCCATCCGCGCGAGTTCTCGCCCATCTACACCGCCGTGATCGGCGCAGGCGAGCAAAGCGGCAACCTCGGCCTCGTGCTCGACCGGCTCGCCGACGACCTGGAGGAGCGGCAGGCGCTGCAGCAGAAGCTCATCGGCGCCGCGCTCTATCCGGCCATCGTCACGCTGGTGGCGATCGTGATCGTGATCTTCCTCGTGAGCTATGTGGTGCCGCAGGTGGCGCAGGTGTTCGCGGGCACCAAGCGCTCGCTGCCCTTCCTCACCACCGTCATGCTGTCGCTGAGCGCGGCGGTGCGCAACTACGGCTGGTGGATGCTGGGCGGCGTGGTGTTCGCCGCGATCGCCGCGCGATTGGCGCTGGCGCAGGAGGCCTTCCGGCTGAAGTTCGACGCCGCCTGGCTGCGGCTGCCGCTGGTGGGCAAGCTCGCGCGCGGCTACAACGCGGCGCGCTTTGCGAGCACGCTGGCCATGCTGGCCACCGCCGGCGTGCCGATCCTGCGCGCGCTGCAGGCGGCCTCCGAGACACTGGGCAACCGCGCCATGCGCGCGGATGCGCTCGACGCCCTGGTGCTGGTGCGCGAAGGCGCGCCGCTGGCCTCGGCGCTGGCGCAGAAAAAGCGCTTCCCTGGCCTTGTGTCGATGTTCGCGCGGCTCGGCGAACAGACCGGCACGCTGCCGCTGATGCTGCAGCGCGCGGCCAACCAGCTCGGCGCCGAGGTGCAGCGCCGCGCGATGCACCTGGCCACCATCCTCGAGCCGCTGCTGATCGTGGCCATGGGCGGCGTGGTGATGCTCATCGTGCTGGCGGTGATGCTGCCTATCATCCAGCTCAACCAGTTCGTCAAGTAA
- a CDS encoding GspE/PulE family protein, with translation MRHPLPYAFARSQQLLLEEADDGSHTLWMSSHPSRSAVGEVTRKYGVQAFEVLADGPLAQRISAAYAQGESSAAAVVSEVQSDADLSRMMQELPAVEDLLESAGDAPIIRMLNALLTQAARDGASDIHIEPYERTSSVRFRIDGTLREVVQPNRALHAALISRLKIMADLDISEKRLPQDGRISLRIGTRAVDVRVSTLPSAHGERAVLRLLDKSESKLTLESVGMQGDTLARFEKLIAQPHGIILVTGPTGSGKTTTLYAALARLDASRSNIMTVEDPIEYELPGVGQTQINAKIELTFAKALRAILRQDPDVIMIGEIRDFETAQIAIQASLTGHLVLATLHTNDSVSAVTRLTDMGVEPFLLSSSLLGVLAQRLVRKVCTACGGAGCEVCGQTGYQGRTGIFELLVADETVQGLIHSRAAESELLQAGARGGLRLMREDGERLVQAGITSRAELLRVTRD, from the coding sequence ATGCGCCACCCCCTGCCCTACGCGTTCGCCCGCAGCCAGCAACTGCTGCTCGAAGAAGCCGACGACGGCAGCCACACGCTGTGGATGTCGAGCCATCCCTCGCGCAGCGCGGTCGGCGAGGTCACGCGCAAGTACGGCGTGCAGGCCTTCGAGGTGCTGGCCGACGGCCCGCTCGCGCAGCGCATCAGCGCGGCCTATGCGCAGGGCGAGTCGAGTGCCGCCGCGGTGGTCAGCGAGGTGCAGAGCGACGCCGACCTCTCGCGCATGATGCAGGAGCTGCCGGCGGTGGAAGACCTGCTGGAAAGCGCCGGCGACGCGCCCATCATCCGCATGCTCAACGCGCTGCTCACGCAGGCCGCGCGCGACGGCGCGAGCGACATCCACATCGAGCCCTACGAGCGCACCTCGTCCGTGCGCTTTCGCATCGACGGCACGCTGCGCGAGGTGGTGCAGCCCAACCGCGCGCTGCATGCCGCGCTGATCTCGCGCCTGAAGATCATGGCCGACCTCGACATCTCCGAGAAGCGGCTGCCGCAGGACGGGCGCATCAGCCTTCGCATCGGCACGCGCGCGGTCGACGTGCGCGTCTCCACGCTGCCCAGCGCGCACGGCGAGCGCGCGGTGCTGCGCCTGCTGGACAAGAGCGAATCGAAGCTCACGCTCGAATCGGTGGGCATGCAGGGCGACACGCTCGCGCGCTTCGAGAAGCTCATTGCGCAGCCGCACGGCATCATCCTGGTGACCGGCCCTACGGGCTCGGGCAAGACCACCACGCTGTATGCCGCGCTGGCCCGGCTGGATGCCAGCCGCAGCAACATCATGACGGTGGAAGACCCGATCGAATACGAGCTGCCGGGCGTGGGGCAGACACAGATCAACGCCAAGATCGAGCTCACCTTCGCGAAGGCATTGCGCGCGATCCTGCGGCAGGACCCGGACGTGATCATGATCGGCGAAATCCGCGACTTCGAGACCGCGCAGATCGCCATCCAGGCCTCGCTCACCGGCCACCTCGTGCTGGCGACGCTGCACACCAACGATTCGGTCAGCGCCGTCACGCGCCTGACCGACATGGGCGTGGAGCCCTTCCTCTTGAGCTCGTCGCTGCTGGGCGTGCTCGCGCAGCGCCTGGTGCGCAAGGTCTGCACGGCCTGCGGCGGCGCCGGCTGCGAGGTGTGCGGGCAAACCGGCTACCAGGGGCGCACCGGCATCTTCGAGCTGCTGGTGGCCGACGAGACCGTGCAGGGCCTGATCCACAGCAGGGCGGCCGAGAGCGAACTGCTCCAGGCCGGCGCGCGCGGCGGCCTGCGCCTGATGCGCGAAGACGGCGAACGGCTGGTGCAGGCCGGCATCACCTCGCGCGCCGAATTGCTTCGCGTCACGCGCGACTGA
- the gspD gene encoding type II secretion system secretin GspD — MMKPLTSPGSRLAVVALAAQMLVAATLLQAAPPVFAQSGDAPRRGEPITLNFANADIEAVARTMAVVTGRDVVVDPRVKGTMNLVTDRAIAPAAAFNQFASALRLQGFAVVEAEGLYKVVPEADAKLQTQTVNTATPSAGSVAGNQIVTQIFRLNYESPNSLLPVLRPLIPPNNTINVNPGNNSLVITDYADNMRRLARIIAALDVPNASDIEVIPLKHSIATDMLPLITRLVDGSGSGATPGAAAPGTADASFRTTLLADPRSNALILRAANPARAALVRTLVEKLDRAPAESSNGAAGNIYVVYLKNADAVRLAATLRAAMAANQLPGTPGAPGAAGGGGAPQQQANVPQAMPVNLSGQGGGSAAANAPLNNANQPSTGGQIQADPSTNSLIITAPEPQYRQMRAVIDKLDGRRAQVMIEALIVEVSAKKAANFGVQWQSALGNNAVIGTNSSLASANILALTQALATRDVANVRPSSGLNLGIAGKIGGQYILGAIANFFNSDGDANVLSTPNLLTLDNEEAKIVIGQNVPFVTGQYASTSGSVGINPFTTVERKDVGLTLRVRPTINENGTVKMTIFQETSTVDGNTINNPNGPTTNKRSIESSVLVEDGGLVMLGGLLSDDYGNTVEKVPVAGDIPVLGNLFKNEIRTRNKSNLMMFLRPAVMRDGASTEAFAYDRYDEIRGMQQRTQPNTDNVMLRGVDAAPVLPEAPLPRAGSRDTSSNSSGSDRIQGTQLIPPPRPPADTRSLRPSPLRGALPPTADPTSSRELP, encoded by the coding sequence ATGATGAAGCCACTGACTTCGCCCGGCAGCCGCCTCGCCGTCGTTGCACTCGCAGCGCAGATGCTGGTTGCCGCCACCTTGCTGCAGGCCGCGCCGCCCGTGTTCGCGCAGTCCGGCGATGCGCCGCGCCGGGGCGAGCCCATCACGCTCAACTTCGCCAACGCCGACATCGAGGCCGTGGCCCGCACCATGGCGGTGGTCACCGGCCGCGACGTGGTGGTCGACCCGCGCGTGAAGGGCACGATGAACCTCGTGACCGACCGGGCCATCGCGCCGGCCGCGGCGTTCAACCAGTTCGCTTCCGCGCTGCGCCTGCAGGGCTTTGCGGTGGTGGAGGCCGAAGGGCTCTACAAGGTGGTGCCCGAAGCCGACGCCAAGCTCCAGACCCAGACCGTCAATACCGCCACGCCCAGCGCCGGCTCGGTGGCGGGCAACCAGATCGTCACGCAGATCTTCAGGCTCAACTACGAGTCGCCGAACAGCTTGCTGCCGGTGCTGCGCCCGCTCATTCCGCCCAACAACACCATCAACGTGAACCCGGGCAACAACTCGCTCGTGATCACCGACTACGCGGACAACATGCGCCGGCTGGCGCGCATCATCGCGGCGCTCGACGTGCCCAATGCGTCGGACATCGAGGTGATCCCGCTCAAGCATTCGATCGCCACCGACATGCTGCCGCTGATCACCCGGCTGGTCGACGGCAGCGGCTCGGGCGCCACGCCGGGCGCCGCCGCGCCGGGCACGGCCGATGCCTCGTTCCGCACCACCTTGCTGGCCGACCCGCGCAGCAACGCGCTGATCCTGCGCGCGGCCAATCCGGCGCGCGCGGCGCTGGTGCGCACGCTGGTCGAGAAGCTCGACCGCGCACCCGCCGAGAGCAGCAACGGCGCGGCCGGCAACATCTACGTGGTCTACCTGAAGAACGCCGATGCGGTGCGGCTGGCGGCCACGCTGCGCGCCGCCATGGCAGCCAACCAGCTGCCCGGCACGCCGGGCGCACCGGGGGCCGCCGGCGGCGGCGGCGCACCGCAACAGCAAGCCAACGTTCCGCAGGCCATGCCGGTCAATCTCAGCGGGCAAGGCGGCGGCTCGGCGGCCGCCAACGCGCCGCTCAACAATGCCAACCAGCCGTCGACCGGCGGACAGATCCAGGCCGACCCGTCGACCAACTCGCTGATCATCACGGCGCCCGAGCCGCAGTACCGGCAGATGCGCGCGGTGATCGACAAGCTCGACGGCCGGCGCGCGCAGGTGATGATCGAGGCGCTGATCGTCGAGGTCAGCGCCAAGAAGGCCGCCAACTTCGGCGTCCAGTGGCAGAGCGCGCTGGGCAACAACGCGGTCATCGGCACCAATTCGAGCCTGGCCAGCGCCAACATCCTGGCGCTGACGCAGGCACTGGCCACCCGCGACGTGGCCAACGTGCGGCCGTCGTCGGGGCTGAACCTCGGCATCGCCGGCAAGATCGGCGGGCAGTACATCCTGGGCGCGATCGCCAACTTCTTCAACAGCGACGGCGACGCTAACGTGCTCTCCACGCCCAACCTGCTGACGCTGGACAACGAGGAAGCCAAGATCGTCATCGGCCAGAACGTGCCCTTCGTCACCGGCCAGTACGCCAGCACCTCGGGCTCGGTGGGCATCAACCCGTTCACCACGGTGGAGCGCAAGGACGTGGGCCTCACGCTGCGCGTGCGCCCGACCATCAACGAGAACGGCACCGTGAAGATGACCATCTTCCAGGAGACCTCGACCGTCGACGGCAACACCATCAACAACCCCAACGGCCCCACCACCAACAAGCGCTCGATCGAATCGAGCGTGCTGGTGGAAGACGGCGGCCTGGTCATGCTCGGCGGGCTGCTGTCGGACGACTACGGCAACACGGTCGAGAAAGTGCCGGTGGCGGGCGACATCCCGGTGCTCGGCAACCTGTTCAAGAACGAGATCCGTACGCGCAACAAGAGCAACCTGATGATGTTCCTGCGCCCCGCCGTCATGCGCGACGGCGCCTCGACCGAAGCCTTTGCCTACGACCGCTACGACGAGATCCGCGGCATGCAGCAGCGCACCCAGCCGAACACCGACAACGTCATGCTGCGCGGCGTGGATGCCGCGCCCGTGCTGCCGGAGGCACCGCTGCCGCGCGCGGGCAGCCGCGACACCAGCAGCAACAGCAGCGGCAGCGACCGCATCCAGGGCACGCAGCTGATCCCGCCGCCGCGCCCGCCCGCCGACACGCGCAGCCTGCGCCCGAGCCCGCTGCGCGGCGCGCTGCCGCCCACGGCCGACCCGACCAGCTCGCGCGAATTGCCCTGA
- the gspN gene encoding type II secretion system protein N, whose amino-acid sequence MVTRSSLAESAPRRGWRWALLGIVLGALLALVLFAPARWLAAALSNWSQGRLLLVNPRGTVWNGTAAVVLASGAGGAEAVSLPGALNWRMRPAWSGMFAVLDLPCCAARPLQLKASPRASGMQLQWDDGSSRWPATLLTGLGAPWNTLRLEGTLDLSTRGLSMQWEGPVLRIAGQATLDATDVSSSLSTLKPMGSYRLTLEGGSRPSLLLSTREGSLQLNGSGSWNGTAFRFNGEASAAAGREDALSNLLNIIGRRDNARSIITLG is encoded by the coding sequence ATGGTGACGCGCTCCTCCCTTGCCGAATCGGCGCCGCGCCGCGGCTGGCGCTGGGCCCTGCTCGGCATCGTGCTGGGGGCGCTGCTGGCCCTGGTGCTGTTCGCGCCGGCGCGCTGGCTGGCCGCGGCGCTCTCGAACTGGAGCCAGGGCCGGCTGCTGCTGGTCAACCCGCGCGGCACGGTCTGGAACGGCACCGCGGCCGTGGTGCTTGCCAGCGGCGCCGGCGGCGCCGAAGCGGTGTCGCTGCCCGGCGCGCTCAACTGGCGCATGCGTCCGGCATGGAGCGGCATGTTCGCGGTGCTCGACCTGCCCTGCTGCGCGGCGCGGCCGCTCCAGCTCAAGGCCAGCCCGCGCGCGAGCGGCATGCAGCTGCAGTGGGACGACGGCAGTTCGCGCTGGCCCGCCACCTTGCTGACCGGCCTGGGCGCGCCCTGGAACACGCTCCGGCTCGAAGGCACGCTCGACCTCTCCACCCGGGGCCTCTCGATGCAGTGGGAGGGCCCCGTGCTGCGCATCGCGGGCCAGGCCACGCTCGACGCCACCGATGTCTCGTCCAGCCTGTCGACACTCAAGCCGATGGGCAGCTACCGCCTCACGCTCGAAGGCGGCAGCCGCCCGAGCCTGCTGCTGAGCACGCGCGAAGGCAGCCTCCAGCTGAACGGCAGCGGCAGCTGGAACGGCACCGCCTTTCGCTTCAATGGCGAAGCCAGTGCCGCGGCCGGCCGCGAAGACGCGCTTTCCAATTTGTTGAACATCATCGGGCGGCGCGACAACGCGCGTTCGATCATCACCCTGGGTTGA
- the gspM gene encoding type II secretion system protein GspM, with protein MNFGEQLRARWAALELRERRMVAIAAVLVSLALLWWIALAPALRTLAAAPAEHAQLDAQLQQMAMLQNRAKALQAQPRLNRDDALRALETSVRESLGTNAQLMTASGDGAATLTMRATPAEAVAQWLAQARGNAHAVPREAHLTRAAAAPPAAGSKDPQPAKVRWEGTLVMALPAAR; from the coding sequence ATGAACTTCGGCGAACAGCTCCGGGCCCGCTGGGCCGCCCTCGAACTGCGCGAGCGGCGCATGGTCGCCATCGCGGCCGTGCTCGTGTCGCTCGCGCTGCTGTGGTGGATTGCGCTCGCACCCGCGCTGCGCACGCTGGCCGCAGCGCCGGCCGAACATGCGCAACTCGACGCGCAGCTGCAGCAGATGGCCATGCTGCAGAACCGCGCCAAGGCGCTGCAGGCGCAGCCGCGGCTGAACCGGGACGACGCGCTGCGCGCCCTCGAAACCTCGGTGCGCGAGAGCCTGGGCACCAATGCCCAGCTCATGACGGCCAGCGGCGATGGCGCCGCCACCCTCACGATGCGCGCCACGCCGGCCGAGGCCGTGGCCCAGTGGCTGGCGCAGGCGCGCGGCAATGCGCACGCGGTGCCGCGCGAGGCCCACCTGACCCGCGCGGCCGCCGCGCCGCCGGCCGCCGGCAGCAAGGACCCGCAGCCCGCGAAGGTGCGCTGGGAGGGCACGCTCGTGATGGCGCTGCCCGCAGCCCGTTGA
- the gspL gene encoding type II secretion system protein GspL: MTPLLLIAPLPPADAAGEYDWAQAGDDGIALRNHGRALLALLPAGAEVTLGIPAAALSWHRVTLPKGSMSSASKLRAVLDGLLEEHLLDEPEALHFALEPEARAGVPVWVAACNRIWLRMLVQGLESAGRRVVRIVPEFAPQPVDGPPLLQVTGEAEAPQLTVCDADGVVSLPLAGAGLALAAGLPLDTAVISAEPAVAQAAERLLERRVPIAQAPQRWLQAARSPWELAQFDLAVTGRARAGKKFASVVQALRYAPEWRAARWGIAALLLTQLIGLNAWAWKERNALEAKRQAVKTMLTQTFPSVKLVVDAPLQMAREVAALQQAVGDVAGSDLEPMIGALAPHLPPGKTPSAIDYSAGQLRLRGLGLQPSELTRLSGAMGPRGYSVRAEGDLLLVQAEAAR; encoded by the coding sequence ATGACCCCGCTGCTGCTCATCGCCCCCCTCCCGCCGGCCGACGCCGCGGGCGAGTACGACTGGGCCCAGGCAGGCGACGACGGCATCGCCTTGCGCAACCATGGCCGCGCGCTGCTCGCGCTGCTGCCGGCCGGCGCGGAAGTCACGCTCGGCATTCCGGCCGCGGCGCTGTCCTGGCACCGCGTGACGCTGCCCAAGGGCAGCATGAGCAGCGCATCGAAGCTGCGCGCCGTGCTCGACGGCCTGCTCGAAGAACACCTGCTGGACGAACCCGAGGCCTTGCACTTCGCGCTCGAACCCGAAGCCAGGGCCGGCGTGCCGGTCTGGGTGGCCGCCTGCAACCGGATCTGGCTGCGCATGCTGGTGCAGGGCCTGGAGTCGGCGGGGCGGCGCGTGGTGCGCATCGTTCCCGAATTCGCGCCGCAGCCCGTGGACGGCCCGCCGCTGCTGCAGGTCACCGGCGAGGCCGAGGCGCCGCAGCTCACGGTGTGCGATGCCGATGGCGTGGTCTCGCTGCCGCTCGCGGGCGCCGGGCTCGCGCTGGCCGCCGGCCTGCCGCTGGACACCGCCGTGATCAGCGCCGAGCCCGCCGTCGCGCAGGCCGCCGAGCGCCTGCTCGAGCGCCGCGTGCCCATCGCGCAGGCGCCGCAGCGCTGGCTGCAGGCGGCGCGCTCGCCCTGGGAGCTCGCGCAGTTCGACCTGGCCGTGACGGGACGTGCCCGCGCCGGCAAGAAATTTGCGTCGGTGGTGCAGGCGCTGCGCTATGCGCCCGAGTGGCGCGCCGCGCGCTGGGGCATCGCCGCCCTGCTGCTGACCCAATTGATCGGCCTCAATGCCTGGGCCTGGAAGGAGCGCAATGCACTCGAGGCCAAGCGCCAGGCCGTCAAGACCATGCTGACCCAGACCTTCCCCTCCGTGAAACTCGTGGTCGATGCGCCGCTGCAGATGGCGCGCGAGGTCGCGGCGCTGCAGCAGGCCGTGGGCGATGTCGCGGGCAGCGACCTCGAACCGATGATCGGCGCGCTTGCTCCCCATCTCCCGCCGGGCAAAACGCCCAGCGCCATCGACTACAGCGCCGGCCAGCTGCGCCTGCGCGGGCTGGGCCTGCAGCCTTCCGAGCTCACGCGGCTTTCGGGCGCGATGGGCCCGCGCGGCTACAGCGTGCGCGCCGAAGGCGATCTGCTTCTGGTGCAGGCCGAGGCTGCGCGATGA
- the gspK gene encoding type II secretion system minor pseudopilin GspK, with the protein MTASTVFRPTGQRQRGAALLAAMLTVMLVATFSAAALWQQWRASEVEAAERGRVQAAWVLIGALDWSRLILREDALTGGPDHLAEPWAVPLAEARLTSFLSAEKNVASDNLEGLPDAFLSGRVVDAQSKLNVLSLVDGNKPVPASVATFTKLFNILGLPASELSAMTASLVRALATGTDAAGGGDAGAAPLMPQEVSQLVWLGLSPSTAAALEPYVTILPIRTPLNINTASAEALSASLPSLSISDARQLVEKRTRSYFKQIADANAALPNGGTQFNAGQHSVGTQFFEVYGRLRLDRTWVEERSLLQRDGVTVKTIWRNRGAGLATATPAKP; encoded by the coding sequence ATGACCGCATCCACGGTTTTTCGACCCACCGGGCAACGCCAGCGCGGCGCCGCGCTGCTCGCGGCCATGCTGACCGTGATGCTGGTCGCCACCTTCTCCGCCGCGGCGCTGTGGCAGCAGTGGCGCGCGTCCGAAGTCGAGGCGGCCGAGCGCGGACGCGTGCAGGCGGCATGGGTGCTGATTGGCGCGCTCGACTGGTCGCGCCTGATCCTGCGCGAAGACGCTCTCACCGGCGGGCCCGACCATCTGGCCGAGCCCTGGGCCGTGCCGCTCGCGGAAGCGCGGCTCACGAGCTTTCTGTCGGCCGAGAAGAACGTGGCGAGCGACAACCTCGAAGGACTGCCCGACGCCTTCCTTTCAGGCCGCGTGGTCGATGCGCAATCCAAGCTCAACGTGCTGTCGCTGGTCGACGGCAACAAGCCGGTGCCGGCCAGCGTCGCCACCTTCACCAAGCTGTTCAACATCCTGGGCCTGCCGGCCTCCGAGCTCAGCGCGATGACCGCCTCGCTCGTGCGCGCGCTCGCCACCGGCACCGATGCCGCCGGCGGCGGCGACGCCGGGGCGGCGCCGCTGATGCCGCAGGAGGTCTCGCAGCTGGTGTGGCTCGGCCTTTCGCCCTCAACCGCGGCCGCCCTCGAACCCTACGTGACGATCCTCCCGATCCGCACGCCGCTCAACATCAATACCGCCAGCGCCGAAGCCCTCAGCGCGAGCCTGCCATCCCTGAGCATCAGCGACGCGCGCCAGCTGGTGGAAAAGCGCACGCGCTCCTACTTCAAGCAGATTGCCGACGCCAATGCCGCGCTCCCGAACGGCGGCACGCAGTTCAACGCCGGCCAGCACAGCGTGGGCACCCAGTTCTTCGAGGTCTACGGCCGGCTGCGGCTCGACCGCACCTGGGTCGAGGAGCGCTCGCTGCTGCAGCGCGACGGCGTCACGGTGAAGACGATCTGGCGCAACCGCGGCGCCGGCCTTGCCACAGCCACTCCGGCTAAACCCTGA